Proteins encoded in a region of the Calditrichota bacterium genome:
- the mutS gene encoding DNA mismatch repair protein MutS, with the protein MRQYLRFKAKYKDAILFFRMGDFYEMFYDDAKIASQVLGIALTSRAHGKAANVPLAGFPHHALDAYLTKMVKAGYKVAICEQVEDPKKAKVVVKRDVLEVVTPGTVLSDSLLDTKRNNFLVALYLKGEKCGLAAADVSTGDFVAGEFPLAQLKEQVVRAEPAELLVSEEQLPYVMEQLGPARPAMVSKCEEWVFHRDYAYELLTQHFGTTSLRGFGCEDLDVGVSAAGAVVHYLKENQKSELRHLNRLSRLNEAEYLGLDASTRRNLELVTPLNPGATRATLLSVIDRTLTPMGGRMLVQWLLRPLTSKQAIDRRLDAVEELVAHGDLRQKIRDQLRRVGDLERLMAKVNTGRANARDLQALMRTLALIPQVRASCGSLESALLREIHEQLEELGPLVDELRRALVDDPPLLVTEGGIIRSGYNAELDELRAIAFSGKDWIAKLQTRERERTGIPSLKVSYNKVFGYYIEVTKPHLSKVPADYVRKQTTVGAERFITPELKEYEEKILGAEEKMAVLEYELFDQLRKRVALETEAVQKNARLLAQLDCLASLADVAVSNRYVRPQINESTAIVLKESRHPVIECLLPAGQAFVPNDLFIDSTSDQILIITGPNMAGKSTYLRQVGLIVIMAQMGSFVPAKEARIGLVDKIFTRVGASDNLAGGESTFLTEMNETANILNNATPRSLILLDEIGRGTSTFDGLSIAWAVAEFLHNTPRLAAKTMFATHYHELTELALILPRVKNYNVAVKEWGDRVVFLRKIVEGGCDHSYGIHVAQLAGLPREVIERAKEILANLEAEALTPSEQPKLAVRRSASGEEAARQLQLDIFAAQERYLADELRRIDLDNLTPLQALNKLSELKKKLDGENS; encoded by the coding sequence ATGAGGCAGTACCTGCGCTTCAAGGCGAAGTACAAGGACGCCATTCTGTTTTTCCGCATGGGCGACTTTTACGAGATGTTTTACGACGACGCCAAGATCGCCTCGCAGGTGCTCGGCATCGCCCTCACCAGTCGGGCCCACGGCAAGGCGGCTAATGTGCCGTTGGCTGGCTTCCCTCACCACGCCTTGGATGCCTATCTCACCAAGATGGTCAAGGCCGGCTATAAGGTGGCCATCTGCGAGCAGGTCGAAGACCCCAAGAAGGCGAAGGTGGTAGTCAAGCGGGACGTCCTTGAGGTGGTCACCCCGGGCACGGTGCTCAGTGATAGCCTGCTGGACACGAAGCGCAACAATTTTCTGGTGGCGCTGTACCTCAAGGGCGAAAAGTGCGGCTTGGCCGCCGCGGATGTATCCACCGGGGACTTTGTCGCGGGCGAGTTCCCTCTGGCTCAGCTCAAAGAACAGGTGGTCCGTGCCGAACCGGCCGAGCTGCTGGTCAGCGAGGAGCAATTGCCCTACGTTATGGAACAACTGGGCCCAGCGCGGCCGGCCATGGTGTCAAAGTGCGAGGAATGGGTCTTTCATCGTGACTACGCCTACGAGCTCCTGACGCAACACTTTGGCACCACCTCGCTGCGGGGGTTTGGCTGCGAGGATCTGGACGTGGGCGTCTCTGCGGCGGGCGCGGTGGTCCACTACCTGAAGGAAAACCAGAAGAGCGAACTCCGCCACCTTAATCGCCTGTCACGCCTCAATGAGGCCGAGTATCTCGGCCTGGACGCCTCGACGAGGCGCAATCTGGAACTGGTGACACCCCTCAATCCTGGCGCCACGCGCGCCACCCTGCTGTCGGTCATCGACAGAACGCTCACCCCCATGGGCGGGAGGATGCTGGTGCAGTGGTTACTTCGCCCATTGACCAGTAAACAGGCCATTGACCGCCGACTGGATGCCGTGGAGGAATTGGTCGCCCACGGGGATCTCCGCCAGAAGATTCGGGACCAGCTACGGCGCGTCGGGGACCTGGAGCGGCTGATGGCCAAGGTGAACACCGGGCGCGCCAATGCCCGCGATCTGCAGGCACTCATGCGCACTTTGGCGCTCATCCCGCAAGTGAGGGCGTCGTGCGGCTCGCTGGAAAGTGCCCTGCTCCGAGAGATACACGAGCAGCTGGAGGAACTCGGCCCCCTGGTCGATGAACTCAGGCGCGCCCTCGTCGACGACCCGCCGCTGCTGGTCACGGAAGGCGGCATCATCCGCTCCGGGTACAATGCCGAGCTGGATGAACTGCGGGCCATTGCTTTCTCGGGTAAGGATTGGATCGCCAAGCTGCAGACACGCGAGCGGGAGCGCACCGGCATCCCCTCCCTCAAGGTCAGCTACAACAAGGTCTTCGGCTACTACATCGAGGTCACCAAGCCGCATTTGTCGAAGGTGCCTGCGGACTATGTGCGCAAGCAGACCACCGTGGGTGCAGAGCGCTTCATCACCCCCGAGCTCAAGGAGTATGAGGAGAAGATCCTGGGGGCTGAGGAGAAGATGGCGGTGCTGGAGTACGAACTTTTCGACCAGCTCCGCAAGCGGGTGGCCCTGGAGACGGAGGCCGTGCAGAAGAACGCCCGGCTGCTGGCGCAACTGGACTGTTTGGCGAGCTTGGCCGACGTGGCGGTCAGCAACCGCTATGTGCGCCCACAGATCAACGAGTCCACAGCGATTGTCTTGAAGGAGAGCCGCCACCCGGTCATCGAATGCCTCCTGCCAGCTGGACAGGCCTTTGTCCCCAACGACCTGTTCATTGACAGCACCAGCGATCAGATCCTCATCATCACCGGGCCGAACATGGCGGGCAAGTCGACGTACCTGCGCCAGGTGGGGTTGATCGTCATCATGGCGCAGATGGGGAGCTTTGTCCCGGCCAAAGAGGCGCGCATCGGTCTGGTGGACAAGATTTTCACAAGGGTGGGGGCCTCAGACAATCTTGCGGGCGGGGAGAGCACCTTCCTGACCGAGATGAACGAGACGGCGAATATCCTGAACAACGCCACGCCGCGTAGCCTGATCCTCCTGGACGAAATCGGACGCGGCACAAGCACCTTTGATGGTTTGTCGATCGCTTGGGCAGTGGCGGAATTCCTGCATAACACGCCGCGCCTGGCAGCCAAGACTATGTTCGCTACCCACTACCACGAGCTGACGGAACTGGCCCTGATCCTGCCGCGAGTGAAGAACTACAACGTCGCGGTTAAGGAGTGGGGCGACCGCGTGGTGTTTCTCCGGAAAATTGTCGAAGGGGGGTGCGACCACAGCTACGGCATTCATGTGGCACAGCTGGCAGGGCTGCCCAGGGAGGTCATCGAGCGGGCGAAGGAGATACTGGCCAACCTCGAGGCAGAGGCCCTCACCCCCTCGGAACAGCCCAAGTTGGCCGTGCGGCGCAGCGCTTCGGGTGAGGAGGCAGCGCGTCAGCTGCAGCTGGATATCTTCGCAGCCCAGGAAAGGTACCTCGCGGACGAGCTGCGAAGGATCGACCTGGACAACCTCACCCCGCTCCAGGCCCTCAACAAGCTGTCCGAGCTGAAGAAGAAATTGGACGGGGAGAATTCGTAA
- a CDS encoding NAD(+)/NADH kinase yields MTLGIVANITKPMVKEVIPRLVRWLGKRRTPFVLAKDIREVVDPGVAPSCWLEIEELGRRSDVVIAFGGDGTFLAVARAVGHLGVPILGVNLGGLGFLADVRIEELYPCLEDLLTGQYDIIERMLLRAAVAEEPDRVFYALNDVVIDRGGSPRIIEITTHVDDVYLNTYIADGLIVATPTGSTAYSLAAGGPIVIPTMRVLVITPLCPHSLSARPVVIPPESVVRVTVATEDQQANLTADGQIGCVLRKGQEVEIRAADYAVRWVATRRRRFYEVLRLKLHWGEDLRSV; encoded by the coding sequence CGCCAATATTACCAAGCCCATGGTCAAGGAGGTGATCCCGCGCCTGGTGCGGTGGCTGGGCAAGCGCCGCACGCCCTTCGTGTTGGCAAAGGACATCCGCGAGGTGGTTGACCCTGGGGTGGCCCCTTCCTGCTGGCTGGAGATCGAAGAGCTGGGCCGGCGCAGCGACGTGGTCATTGCCTTTGGCGGCGATGGCACCTTTCTGGCCGTGGCGCGCGCCGTGGGCCACCTTGGAGTGCCAATCCTGGGCGTGAACCTCGGCGGATTGGGGTTCTTGGCCGACGTGCGTATCGAAGAGCTTTATCCTTGCCTGGAAGATCTGTTGACCGGGCAGTATGACATTATCGAGCGGATGCTCCTGCGCGCCGCAGTAGCCGAGGAGCCGGACCGGGTGTTCTATGCCCTGAACGATGTGGTGATTGACCGCGGAGGTTCGCCGCGGATTATCGAAATCACCACCCACGTGGATGATGTCTACCTCAACACCTACATCGCTGATGGGCTCATCGTTGCCACGCCAACTGGCTCCACCGCCTACTCTTTGGCGGCTGGCGGGCCCATCGTCATTCCGACCATGCGCGTGTTGGTAATCACCCCCTTGTGTCCGCACTCGCTGAGTGCGCGGCCGGTAGTCATTCCGCCCGAGAGCGTGGTGAGGGTGACGGTGGCCACCGAGGACCAGCAAGCAAACCTCACGGCGGACGGCCAGATCGGTTGCGTGCTCCGCAAGGGGCAGGAGGTGGAGATCCGCGCCGCCGACTATGCGGTGCGCTGGGTGGCAACGCGCCGCAGGCGCTTCTACGAGGTGCTACGGCTGAAACTCCACTGGGGCGAAGATCTACGCTCGGTGTGA